The following are encoded in a window of Plasmodium cynomolgi strain B DNA, chromosome 4, whole genome shotgun sequence genomic DNA:
- a CDS encoding hypothetical protein (putative) — MLQGRCGGRSCSLVEGTHEGEEKHYRYESLGEGQNEDDNMMEQYPLEGVYVEWLNGELGRSYSDEMTANKWDNYTKGVTFGEDNQKIVTHYTYEQVRNKNELRKEQTKVTLFSMSRCFKLVNDGVFLLKMAYQLVGETEWKNIHQELVHKVAFIWLLSLYITSYCTFHLRKYFILNMIPEEHHDLFSLFGVFKKVMYFRWDEISILCFYSRMERTYMIMTKFLEDIPQFFLYLLYVWMNGGDGVLLFLFCVVCYWVLYVVIRVVYQGLRYPVVGATVRLFLSASLPEDAFIECDAAPTNKFFCLYAGAVFSVWSLVALATVPLVGAPWTALIYVQCVALLLVSMAFLLSFVYFHFGAKQRFYLNPYYCLRGGCGVAEWELG; from the exons ATGTTGCAAGGTCGTTGCGGGGGACGAAGCTGTTCCCTAGTGGAGGGCACCCACGAGGGAGAGGAGAAACACTACAGATATGAATCTTTGGGGGAGGGACAAAACGAGGACGATAACATGATGGAACAATACCCTTTGGAAGGTGTTTATGTTGAGTGGTTAAATGGAGAGTTGGGGAGGAGCTACTCCGATGAGATGACCGCGAACAAATGGGACAACTACACGAAGGGGGTTACCTTTGGGGAGGATAATCAAAAGATCGTAACACATTATACGTACGAACAGGTGCGCAACAAAAACGAACTGAGGAAGGAACAAACCAAAGTGACCCTCTTTAGCATGAGCAGGTGTTTCAAATTAGTTAACGACGGGGTGTTTCTGCTAAAGATGGCCTATCAACTAGTTGGAGAGacagaatggaaaaatatacaccAAGAGCTAGTTCACAAAGTAGCATTTATTTGGCTACTCTCTTTGTATATCACTTCTTATTGTACTTTTCACCTTCGGAAGTacttcattttaaatatgattCCGGAGGAGCATCACGATTTGTTTAGTCTATTTGGTGTGTTTAAGAAGGTAATGTATTTTCGGTGGGATGaaatctccattttgtgtttctACAGTAGGATGGAGAGGACATATATGATTATGACTAAATTTCTGGAGGACATTCctcagttttttttgtatctctTGTACGTTTGGATGAACGGGGGAGATGGTGtattgcttttccttttttgtgtagtATGTTACTGGGTTCTTTACGTTGTGATACGTGTGGTTTATCAGGGGTTGCGTTACCCGGTGGTTGGGGCGACGGTGCGTTTGTTCCTTTCGGCTTCCCTGCCGGA ggaCGCCTTCATCGAGTGCGACGCGGCGCCAACGAATAAGTTCTTCTGTCTCTACGCTGGGGCCG ttTTCTCTGTGTGGTCCCTTGTCGCCTTGGCGACGGTGCCCCTCGTGGGTGCCCCCTGGACTGCAC TTATCTATGTCCAATGCGTAGCCCTGTTGCTCGTGTCGATGGCCTTCCTGTTATCCTTCGTGTACTTCCACTTTGGTGCGAAGCAAAGATTTTACCTAAACCCTTACTACTGCCTAAGGGGAGGATGTGGAGTGGCAGAATGGGAATTGGGGTGA